TTGGCCGGCCAGGTAGGCAAAGGGTTCCCCTGTGGCGCGGCGCGCAAGCCAAGCCTGAAACTCTGCCCACTGCGGGGCGGTAAGCTTCTCCTGGTCGTGGGCATAAAGCCAGGCCGCATCACAGCCCAAAAGAGCGGTAAGCAGAAACTGCGCTTCACGCCGCGGCCGGTCAAATCCCTGGTCACGCAGTTGAAAAGAAGCCCTCTGCAGGGCTTCTTTAATGGTTATACTCATGCGTCTACCTGCTTTAACAGTTCGGCCTGCTCACTGGTGATAAGGGCATCTACCATCTCATCCAGGTCACCGTCCAAAAACTGATCCAGTTTATACAGAGTCATGCCGATGCGATGGTCGGAAACCCGGCCCTGCGGGAAGTTATAGGTGCGGATCCGCTCACTGCGGTCACCGCTGCCCACCTGGGTCTTCCGGGCTGCGGCCTGTTCCGCCGCCGCCTCTTCCTGAGCTTTCTCAAACAAACGGGCCCGCAGAACGCGCATGGCTTTGTCTTTATTTTTGTGCTGGGATTTTTCGTCCTGGCAGGAAACTACGATACCGCTGGGCAGGTGAGTAATACGCACCGCAGACTGGGTGGTGTTTACGCTCTGACCGCCGGGTCCTGAGGAGCAAAACACGTCAATGCGCAAATCGTTTTGATTAATATCCACTTCCACATCTTCAGCTTCCGGTAAAACCGCCACCGTGGCTGCGGAGGTATGGATACGTCCGCCGGACTCGGTTTCCGGCACCCGCTGCACCCGGTGCACGCCGCTTTCAAACTTCAGGCGGCTGTAGGCGCCATCGCCTTCAATGGCAAACACCACTTCCTTAAATCCGCCGATGTCGGTTTCGTTGGCATCCAGCACTTCCGTTTTCCAGCCCTGCCGTTCCGCATAACGGGTATACATACGAAACAGATCGCCGGCAAACAGCGCTGCTTCATCGCCACCGGTACCGGCCCGCACTTCCACAATAACGTTTTTGTCATCGTTGGGGTCACGGGGTAAAAGCAAAAGACGCAGCTTTTCGGTCAGCTCTTCTTTTTTTTCAGTATTGGCCGTAATCTCATCTTTTAAGAAACGGCTCATTTCTTCATCGCCGCCGTCGCGCAGCATCTCTTTGGCTTCGGCCAGATCCTGCTCCACCTGCTGATACTCGCGATAGGCATTAACAACCTCCGAGAGGCGGGAATGCTCTTTGGTCAGCTTGCGCCACTCGTCCTGGCGGGCAATGACTTCCGGGTCGCTGATAAGCTTCTCCAGCTCATCAAAGCGTTCTTCTGTGGCCTTTAATTTATCAAACATAGTTTATCACACCTTATCATTGGCGTCGGGCAATACGGACTGAATGGCACGCAGGGCCACTTCAATCTGACGGTCATCGGGCTCACGGGTGGTCAGCCGCTGCAGCCAAAGCCCGGGAGCGGTAAGATAGCAAAAAAAGCGATGGCGTCCGGCCAGCTGAATCACTTCATAGGCCAGCCCCGCCACCAGCGGGAGCAGGGAGAGACGCAACAACAACCGCTGCAGCAGACCGGGCCAGCCAAAAAAGGAGAACAACAG
This window of the Dethiobacter alkaliphilus AHT 1 genome carries:
- the prfA gene encoding peptide chain release factor 1, whose protein sequence is MFDKLKATEERFDELEKLISDPEVIARQDEWRKLTKEHSRLSEVVNAYREYQQVEQDLAEAKEMLRDGGDEEMSRFLKDEITANTEKKEELTEKLRLLLLPRDPNDDKNVIVEVRAGTGGDEAALFAGDLFRMYTRYAERQGWKTEVLDANETDIGGFKEVVFAIEGDGAYSRLKFESGVHRVQRVPETESGGRIHTSAATVAVLPEAEDVEVDINQNDLRIDVFCSSGPGGQSVNTTQSAVRITHLPSGIVVSCQDEKSQHKNKDKAMRVLRARLFEKAQEEAAAEQAAARKTQVGSGDRSERIRTYNFPQGRVSDHRIGMTLYKLDQFLDGDLDEMVDALITSEQAELLKQVDA